A genomic region of Neosynechococcus sphagnicola sy1 contains the following coding sequences:
- a CDS encoding TIGR02450 family Trp-rich protein, with protein sequence MSRTLKFPYLVGSKWTAHRKVDGWRHFRVVNRKNLENWVFAEIVAACDPKVRFWLNAQLLKEPTLWQTGWRSLQEAAATEIPVPEAAPIISPQPQLADSWSVPSCQGR encoded by the coding sequence ATGTCTCGCACCCTCAAGTTTCCCTATCTCGTCGGCTCTAAATGGACCGCCCATCGCAAAGTGGACGGCTGGCGACATTTTCGGGTCGTCAATCGCAAGAACCTGGAGAACTGGGTATTTGCGGAGATAGTTGCCGCGTGCGATCCCAAGGTACGTTTCTGGCTAAATGCGCAACTGCTCAAAGAACCTACCCTCTGGCAAACGGGCTGGCGATCGCTCCAGGAAGCAGCAGCAACGGAGATCCCAGTACCAGAGGCAGCTCCAATTATCAGCCCCCAGCCCCAGCTAGCAGATTCTTGGAGTGTCCCCTCGTGCCAAGGGCGATAG
- a CDS encoding NAD(P)/FAD-dependent oxidoreductase, whose amino-acid sequence MSLFGGGAAGFFGAITCAQTYPQAKVLLLEAGRQLLTKVRISGGGRCNVTHACFDPALLVQYYPRGGKSPAGCL is encoded by the coding sequence TTGTCGTTATTCGGGGGGGGAGCTGCCGGTTTTTTTGGGGCGATTACCTGCGCCCAGACCTATCCCCAGGCAAAGGTGCTGCTCTTAGAGGCGGGTCGTCAACTGTTAACAAAGGTGCGAATTTCCGGCGGCGGGCGGTGTAATGTTACCCATGCCTGCTTCGATCCAGCGTTGCTGGTACAGTACTACCCGAGGGGGGGCAAAAGCCCTGCGGGGTGCCTTTAG